A stretch of DNA from Sander lucioperca isolate FBNREF2018 chromosome 8, SLUC_FBN_1.2, whole genome shotgun sequence:
aaaagactcaaataAAATACAAGTATCTCAAATCTGTACTTACCGGTATGTACAGTacgtgagtaaatgtacttagtaagTGAAAGACATAAGTGTACCTCGCAGTGCAATCAGGTATCAAGCCTTCATCTATAAACGAGACCAAAGAAGAGACAGCGACTGAATTATCACAAGtcatttatgtaaaaaaaaaattagacagGTCACAAAGTAGTGACGTCACCATACTTAATGTACAATATAGCATctcaaaataaacatttcatgACAGACGGATATTAATAAACAATATCTACATTCAGAACATGATCCCTCCACGCATAATAAGTTAGCGCTATACAGTGATctctgattatttacatggagaaACATTTTTAACTGTAGCGTACATGAAAACTCACAGAGTTAGACCATGAGGCCCTCAGACCAAAAGCTTATACACAAAGTCTGGGCAGCTGGTGGCAGAACAGGTTTCAAAAGACAACAGAGAGACAAatgacaaagacaggaagagagtAAAAACCCAGTAAGAAAAGAAGActaaatatatgtgtatgtgggtTTTTCgtttcttaaaaataaattaacacaTGTAAAGGAAAAGCAGCGGACAGGGGGTGATGAGACTCTCAGAAAACATTCATTCAAGCTAAACAAACTGTACGCATGTATCTCACTCCCTGTGTTTTATGTACAGTGACAAACTCCTGCCTGGGTGAACACAAAGACAACGGTCATCCACATATAATCACCAATCTTTCTCCACTTTCAATGTGAACACAAATAGATGCATTTACTGAGATCAGTCCCGCTGGCCTATTCATACATCTATTATATTATAAACACAGGGATCCTCTGTtcttcataaaaaaacaaaatacagacaAGTGTATGACTAGAGGAAGATCACTTTACTATACTGTGTCTGTGATGCATTTATCTATCCAATATTCTGTATCTTCACTGCACAATTGCACCACAATAAAGTCTATGACATGTGCACATAACAGATAATTGGTGCATgtgtatgatttaaaaaaaaaaaaaaaaaaaaaaagacaaaatacagCTTTCTCTGGAAACCTGACAAAATTCTTTAAAAATACAGATGTTGGCAATACAGCACGGATAGCCACATGATGCTAGCATTCGCGAGGGCAGTTTGGTGATGGCGGAAGTGATGAGGAGTTCAGGGTTTGATGTCAGAGAAGCTTGTGTAGGTCTCACTGCAGCTGGACGATGTGCTGAGGTTTCCAGAGCCACTGCATTCTGGTAGAAACACACATAAATTGAGAATTAATGTCAGGTGTAGTATTCTTGCTTAACAACTATCTGCTCAAGGTTCAAGGTTCTTTATTAATCATGtgcacaacaataacagacGATGAAAATCTTAGGCCACAGCCACCTCTAACAATGCTCATTAAATAActaacaaaaaacacaataaaagctAAATCTGAAtctaagacaaaagaaaaaataaagtaaaatagtgCAAGTTAAGATAGACTTAAATATAACAAATATAATATGAAAGtagtataattatataataaacaTATTTGTATAGACAGTATTGCAATGAATAAGACTGAATGTAACAAAGAACGTAGTAATGAATATAtgcataattatataatttaatatatacaccacacacacacacacacacacacacacacacacacacacacacacacacacacaggtataaaatgtgtgttaatgtgtcacacactttatttgggATTGTTTGTTTGAATACCTGAGCTGGTGAGGGACTGGCATGACTTGGACTTTCCAATGAGCGTTATAAGATTAGCAGCTGCGATCCAGCCCTCCTTAGAGCTGCTCAGGTTACGTACAAAcctggatcacacacacacacacacacacacacacacgcgcacgcgcgcacacacacacacacacacacacacacacacacacacagtactgttTTAGCAGTTCTACtataatctattttttttaatttctcgtAGGCAGCAGGAAGGCTGAACTCTCACCACTGTCCGTCATCCCCTTCCTTGACCAGCTGCACCATGTCTCCGCTCTTCACTGAGAGCTCTTGAGCCCCCTTCTCATAGTCAGCCATCACTGTATATTTTCCGGCACACTGTTCAAAGTCCAGACAAGGAAACAGAAAAGGATACATACTAAAATTAGAAAATTAGGTCAAGTTAAGTCAAATTAATCGAGAGTTACATTAACATTTATGATAGTTCTGTGCTATGAAAGGACAAACCAATCAGATTTTGTCCCCACAATGTGATGAATACAACTACAGGCATGTTGACACGTCTGTAACACACAGTGACTCACCAGCTTCTTGCCGTTGTCGTCCTCTGGGTCAGAGTTAAGAGGATCCTCAGCACTGGAATAGCCGTCATGCTCCTCTGAGGCATCCAGCGACAGGGAGGCCTTGTTCCagcctgagacacacacacacacacacacacacacacacacgcacacacacgcacacacacgcacacacacacgtgtttagtttttagtttacaGCTACATTCATCTTCAGCTGCTGTCAAACATGTGCGTGTCCTGCAGTGAGAAATCTACAAAGagtgaaaaagtgagagaaccACAAAAAGATCTTTTGAACAGAGAAGGAAACACAGCTAATCCCATGAATCCCAGCATGACACAATCAGTTCCACAACTATTACCAAAAACTTTGAGACTGGGGAGACAGGCATGCACCTTCATATTTTAAAATCTCTGACTCAAACAGAAAAAGTGTCAGGCAGAAATTCTTCCATATCAGTGTTTATTTCTATGATTTGAACTAAGCCTGAAAGCAGTGTGGCGATGTGTAACAGCAAAGCAAAAACCGAGAAAGGCTATAGAGTTTAGGTTTATCGCAGTGAAACAGTGGGCCCAACACAGTGTACCTCTCCACTTTGTCTGTAAGAGACTAGGGGTGCTGATCCACCTGGCCCTGCTCAGGTGGAGAGGGGGAGCACCTGCATCTGAGGGACAGGAGGCAATAGAAACACAGCTAATCACTCACCCTGCAGCAGCTACAGCCAATGAAACTTATCATTGTTAGAGACTTAGGCTGTGCTCAGGCATCATGGATGAACAAGCAATCAGACAGGGAGAGTATGCAGTTATTGTTGAACAGACTAGCTACCTTTGAAGCCGAATGGCGTGGGGTCACTCTGGCGTTTTGTCTTGTGATCGGGGCTCGTGGGAGATCCTGccgtcaaaaaaaagaaaaaggagggaCAAGGATGGTTGTTGAGGCAAGAAAGAAATCAAGACCAGAACATTGACATTCAAAAGGCAATTTCTGATGAGAAAAGCGCTTTCGTTATATGGTGAACAGCAAATGTTCAGCTCTGACTACAATGACACAGACGTACGATGAACTGACAGCTGGATCAGAAAGGTTGAGGAAAGATGACTAACACAGAGGTAGAAAACTAATTCTAAGAAGGAGAGCACCTGCAAAATGCACCTCAAAGTTCAGCAACATAGGCCTTCTTCAGAGAAGATATTTTGACATGTCAAAGCCGGAAAAGCGCAGGGGCAACTAATAAAATGAATggtggctgaattccatttactTTCTTCAGTTTCAGTGTCCTGGTATTTCGCACACTGTCTTACTGTTACTGTAATGGCTTACTGGGGCACTTTAACACAACAGAATCATTGTGAATGTTTTTAGTAACACCTTTGCTTTTCccactatgacaagtcaaagcTGAGAAAGAGGCATTGTGCTGGATTGAATGAAACTAGGGTCTAGAGCTGTGTGATACCTGATGACCGGAAGATCATCATGGATGGTAATGTAAAACTTTTATCATCAGTGGTTGAGGGCTCTGTGAAGGGAAGCATGCAGTATTTGACCTACTGATGAAATGTCTTTGAAGTATATTACATCTTTGTTCATGTTGTCCTTCAGAGACTGAGGTTAACCTACTTGTCttaagttagatgagaagatagaTACCACTCTTATGTCTGTACAGTAACAATGAAGCTACCACTAGcagctgttagcttagcttagcataaagactggaaacaggctCTGTCAAAAATCTGCATACCAGCACAGCAAAATCCAACCAGCTAACACGTCATATctggtttgtttaatctgtacaaaatcCTTAAGTGTAAAAACGACAATCTGTGGTTTTACGGGGAGGTATGAgccggactatttcttggccgaGATCAGTAACTGACTTTTCAGTAACTTGTCGTCACCATAGAGACATGGCAGTGGTATTGGACAGCAAATAAGtgattttccaaaatgtctatTCTTTAAATGACTCAACAAAATTCTTTGATTTCGACTAACTGGAAATACACTATTTCATTTCACAAATGCAGGAGATGATGTGATATGTTGGATATGAAATTGAATGAAGGTCCTGCAGTTACCTTTCTGAGCTTTGAGGTTACTGAAGCCCTGTAAAGTAAAGCGCTTTTTAGCCACAGCAGCTCTGTCTGAGGTAGGGCTTGTCACAGCCTCATCTGACCAAGACAATAAGGCGGGACAAACAAAAAGAACgaaggaagaaggaaggaagggtaAGTTAATCAAGTATAGAGGAAGAAAAGGAATTAAGGGGGAAGAAGGTATATGATTCAGTGGAAAAGACAGGGGTTAATCACAAAATACAATAAGTGTATTGTAGTTTGTACAATGCATGCACTACAAATGCTTGAGCCAGATTTGTTAACAAATATAAATAAGTAAAGGGTTTCATCTGTCTGACTGGAAGTCTTTTAGTCTCCCTACTCACCTTTTCCTGTTGGCTTTGGTGAAGAAGAGGAGTTGGCATCAGGATTGCAGGGCTCAgctttcttctcctctcccctctttaAGCTCTCCTTACCAGACTTTAATGGACTGTGGGTGGACAAAAGCAGAGAATAAGATGCTTCAACAGACAGATTTTTCCTGATCACGTGCAGATTAATTTTAAAAGGCTGTCCCAAATCAAACTGTTTAAATTGTGAAAGAGAACAAAATTAGGTGGGAACTGTACAGACTTACCTGAGGCTGGGCCCAGGAGGGAACTGGGAAACCTGATCTGGTGCCCTCTGCTGGCTGGCTTTTgaaacacagagagggagaacaACCACCTCAAAAACACCCATGAtgaaacattttggaaaataaatgtctgtCATAATCCTTACTGATAAGAATACTATTGTTTCACTTGTCTGGTTAAACATGGATGTCAGTATTAACATGACATTTAGTAATAGATTTTAAAGAACATCCTCTCTCTGTACCTCTGCACGCTTCCAGCTGGGTTGTCAGAACCTTCCTGATCTCATTTACCCAAGTGGTTTTTACTTCAGCAGTTTGCGCCTGAAACAGGgttaaacaaatattaaaaaaactcaGTGTAAACTGTATTATGCTTACCACTGTTACACTGAGGTAGACATCCATATGTATGCCTAATTGTTCAGTACATTGTACTTCACGAGTAAGCCCGTCGttatattgtatttttctaattgtcaacaaattccataaaagaaaactaaaaaccaGCAATGTGTTATTGCATctctcaaaatatttttttttcaaaaggctcaatttcctaaaacagctagGCACTCAAAATGTACAGTTTTTGAGCAAACATTACTAAAACAACTGCAATTTTTGCATTTGTTGGTCTTAATTTTCAGCTTCATATTTCTAAGTGCAAGTGAGAATTTACGGGATATAGATGAAGGATTGActgagctctatggcacagagcaCTCAGGCTTTGAATACAAACACAATGCTTAGTTGGATCAATTTCATTGgttcatttacaaaaaaaatgtagaatatCAACAGAATTAACTTAGTATTATTACTGTACCTGAACAATATAAACCTCTTCCCTGGAGTTGCACCAGATTTCAAACTTCTTGTTGTCTCCCTTTGCATTCTCAGTAATGCCGACAGCACTCATCTGTTAAAAAGATAGCAAGATGtaatttataaatataaatagtaGATGGCAGTATTGGAGACAAACACTGCAAAATTCTCAACATTGCAACCGTGGAGGTGCTCACATTCAGAGATTGTTTGAAGCTGTATGAGGGAGCTTTCTCGTAGCCTTCCCcgttctcctccctcctcttgcAGAAGAGCAGGGCCTTCTCGTGGAGGAAGAGGTGCCTCTGCATGGGCTTGAAACGGGCCAGGTCCTTAACTTTGGCATGACCTTTCTTGTGCTCCGTCCACACGCTGAATGAGCCCTGCATCAGCAGCTTACCCAGCTCACTCATATTACCCTGAGAAAAGAAAGAGTTAAAGATGCTGTGAGATGGAGCCGGTCGACCGCATGCTGCTTTTGCTCTATAGTCCATAATTTGATATTAAAAACAACTCAATCTCTGTCCCATCAATGCATCTCTTTTCTGTCTAGTCTCTGTGATGTGTTATGTGTCAGTGTTCATCTGGAGTTTCTGCATTCAGACCTGCAGTGAGCCGGAGGAGGCACAGTATATATTGTTTATCATTTGTTTTTTCgtattttaaaattttatttgaattcctgttttgttttttttatcaatgtttGACCTGTTTATACTTTGTGTTTATCCTTTCTCCTGTATATGACTGAGACAACCATGCAAGAAATCCAATGTGCTAGGTGCTGCTAGCCCAGGACATTACACTTCAGCATGTCTCGGTCTATTTTACGTCAGTGACCTATAAAAAGCTTCTGCTCTGTGATTCATAAAAGCCTGCGTTCTGTTAAATGTCTCACCTCATATCCTGTAATGGCGATGAGGTGCATGGAGTCATTGACAGCCTTGAGGATGCCCAAGATGGCGGTCAGTGCCTCCTGCAGGTCGTCGGCCCCCTCACAGCTCTTGCTGTACTTCAGCATTTCCTGTGGGcagaaacacaataaacatGCAGCTCAGAGCAATGACTGAAGACCAGAAATTCTAATCAAAAGACAAGAGATAGTATCATACCTTCAGTAGCAGCTGATATTTGGTAATCCTCTGAACAGGCTTCAGCAGGTAGGAATCTAAGCCCAGTTTAtgctccagcttcttctgacaCTCCTGAtgggaatacaaaaataattgtgtcaaataaaacacagtaaatatttatttaacaacTTAATAGTTTCTGACTGTGTTCACCTGGAAGAAGGCGCAGTCTGAGCACTGCCTCCAAAGGCTTTCAGAGCGAGGCTTGTTGTGACAGTACTTCTCATAAATCTGCAGGTCTGTCATCTAGAGGACGGCAGGGAAAACAATTTCTATTCAAGAAACTGTTTCATCAGCAAAGTTGGATTCACATCTCTGTGCTGAAAATCTCATCATTCACTCACCCTCTCTAGAAAACACCTTCCAACCAACTCTGGGCAGTCGGTGTACTGTTCCAACTCCCTCAGAAATGTCCTGGAAACAACAAAATTATGTTATTGATGAAAGAGATAGAGCTTTGGGGGACTAACAACAGGTCAGTATCATCAATGACAGGCAGATGGCGCTCTCTCACCTCTCATGGAAGTGGTAGATTTCTGACATGTTGCCGAACAGAACCTCCTTTTTGTTCTGCAAAGGAGCGGGGATGAGGTGAGCCATTGCTGCACTGTCCATCTCCGAAGCATATccctgcaacacacacaaacaaaacatgaaaatctAGACACAAGTAAAAGACAGAGAGTAATACACATTTAGTGGAGTGAATAAACACCTGTAATACACAGAGCAGCTCCTCCACGTAGGCTCTCTCAGTTTCCAGCAGCTCGTTCATAACGTGCCTGCAAACAAGGACAGAATAAAGAGTGAGACGGAGAGAAGGGCAAAGCAAAAGAGAGATCAAATGAAAGATTTGATTCAGAAAAGATAGATGCACAGCTCTCTAGATAATGAGATAACTGTTTTCACACAGTCCATCTGCTGTGTAATTTGATTACAGATGAAAGAGCAACGGCTGATCCCTCACCTCCTGAGCACCGCCaggttctcctcctcctccgacAGAGAGGCATGTCTGCTGTTACTGTCTCCGTTCTGCAGTTGGCCGTTTCCCTGGGAAGAAAACCCACCATGATAAGGGACAGACAATACAAActttagagacagacagcgTGCAGACACAAAGAGAGTCATGACAATGCTCTACACTCACTTTCTCACAGTTGTTCCCAGAGTCTGTATCTGAGCACTTTTTGTCCTGCTGTGCTCTGTGTGCTGTGGAAGGGGACGAGGAAAAAACAGTCAGAATAAATgtagggaaataaataaatgttgcatCCATCTACTGACATACCATTATATATTGATGGATTGATTGAAATTTTTATTTACGTGTCATGCCACTAAGTGGCCCATCCCACACGGAATTACATGACACCAATACAACAGTAATTAATTCCACAGCTTTCAGTCCAATGTGCACACACAACATTCTCCACTTtgcacaaaacaaagaacaaataaaacatattaCAGCAGCCAGTAGAAGTAGATTATCTAAGCAAGTTTTGGTTGGTCATTAGTCCACACTAATATTTGAGGTGTCACATGCTTGGTAGTCTACGTATAAACTAGAATTAGAACATATGAGTGAGGAAACAGATATACATGAATTAAGAAATGATGAttgaaactttttttgttttattagaaATTACTGGGATGTAATAGATCTAGTACCAGATATGTTTATTAAAATTACATGGTTTTGGAGTTTTAATGGTCTGACATATACAATGTTttctattacagtaaatattaaaatacattttaaaagaatATTAATATAACCTATAAATGAAAAGTATAGGGTGCAAGAGTAAGTATAGCCCTTTTGCACTGAGGCTTTATTGTGCTGAGAGAGAACTATACATTTCAGAATGGATTCTAATCTCATCTTGTTTTCATGTTGTAGCTACAAATTCAAAGCATTCAAATTATTTCTGCTGCCTTTTCAGTCAGCAACAGCAAATCTCGatgaattttaatttattttttaaaccaaatgaGATAAAGTGTAGAAAAGTGTCTTGAAGTTTACAATATACATCATGCTGCCAATACATTATCTGCAAAATGCAAAAGGAGACCTGAAGAAAGCCTGATATGCAAAGAAATAGACATTAAAATAAAGCGTTTTTCATTTCTTGTTAGAGGATTGCCTCATTTAAATTTGTGTTTATTATATTGCTGCTATTATGTTGATACAAGCTTTTTACTGAAGCTTTTCGCAGGAGTTTATCTTCTCATTCAGGAAAATAAAGATCATAACAGTCCTCATGAATGcgttgtgttttcttttaaaactataaaacaCAGACCAAAAGCCATCCATTAATGTGTATGCTTATGGATGCTAAGACATCACTAACATTCCTAAATTCTCAAGTACCTATCCCTCAGTTATAATgtctgtgttatttgtgtctaCAATGaaagtttctaaaatgtagCGTCCATGTTGTTTGACAGGTAAGGCACAGTACACACCATTAGTGAGGTCCATTTTATAAAGCTACTCTATCAAGTGTTAAAGGGCTGTTAAAGTCTAAAGGTAAAGTCTGATAATGTACATTTAAGCGATATACATCATGTGAATAGCATTAGGGCCATGCAAAGAATGAGGAGGATAAAAGCCTCTAAAAGGCTCTGCAATGTGTGAAATAAATGGACTAGGTGTGGATGTGTGGAGACTGACCGGGCGAGCTGAGGGGGGATTTGATGAAGGCTTCAGGTCGGGGGGCTACCGGCTGCACCGGCCTTGTCTGTTTGGCTGCTAGCTTCTTCAGGCTTACCCTCCTCTTGTCAAACATCTCCTGCATGGACGACTGCTTCTGGAAAACCTTCTCCACTTGGTCCTGATACACAAGAAGTTCAGAGGAGTGTCAATACTTGAGTGGGTATTTTTTCTGTCAGCATATCATTAGAAATGAACATAAATGTCTTATGTCAAGtatcttattttaattttaagacAAACTTACATCTGTAATAGATTTTTGGGATAGctatacagtataaaaaatCCTCTTGGTTGCTTTTTTCCCAGCACAACTAACGATTAAGACAGTTTCTCATGTCATGTAATCAGATAACTGAAAGAGCAATGGAAATTACTTGCACAAACTGTTCATCCTCTTCTGTGTAGCAATAGATAACACTAACAGACATAACATCTTCTTTGTGaaacaaaacattgttttttgttttgttttgtttttgaaaatgtggTCAAACATTTTGATAAACTCTAGCACAAATGATATCATACTGATGTGAGAAAAATGTTAACAATAGGTCATATCGGTTTTCAATAACTGCCCTAaaattgtcacatacacacatgtattaaTTGTCACATTCCATTTGACACTGACAGACTGATGTTTAAAAATGCAACACATTTATTCTTTGTTTGGTCGTCTTACTCTGAACTGCTGGTTGAGCACTGCCTCATAATCACTCCAGATGGTACTGAGGTCTGTCAGTTGGTTCTGGCCTGAGTTATCCAGGTAACGCTCCAGCTCCTTAAGGGCTAACTCCGCCCCCTCATGTGATTGACACTTGTCTACTGGCTGAGATGCAAGCAGGTATATACCATCATCAACCCATTTAGAAGCCTGAGGAGgacagcagaggagaaagaatcagtaaaaaaacaacaacaaacaagacAAAGCAACTACACCGGGAGTGTGTGGTCTTCTTACTCTCTCCAAACAGTGGTGCAGCTCCATGGCTTTGAGGAGGTGGTCCTTCTTGGCCCTCAGGTTGCTGCTCACATCCTCATTGATTGATCTGAGCTCGCTGCACTTGGGCTGAATGGAGTCTTCAGCATAGTGGGAGTTCTGGATCAGCTCATCACCCTCATGGGCCAACGACGAGACTCTGTTCAGCACCACCTGTGGACCAGTGGAGTCATACTTGTTAAGTATTCCTTCTAACTATGAGtcgttttctttttgtttaaagattatttttgggcattttaggcctttatttttataggacagctgaagacatgaaaggggagagggagggggaatgacatgcagcagcgGGCCGGGGTCGAACTGGGACGAggaaacctctatatatgggcacgcgctctaccaggtgagctacccaggcacccctaTAAGTCATTTTCGACAAATTGTTCATACCTGGATGAACCTGAATTTTGAGTTATATATTATAACTCTTGAATGCACTGTCCAATTGTATGCACCATATCTCTGAGAGGTCCAGCAAAATGTGATGGCATTTTGCCCATAGGTGGCactatatcagaatcagaatcagaatcagaaagggctttattgccaagtacgttttttacataAGGAATTTAATATATCAACATGTTTGCgcttgttttgaaaatgtgattttctgtttttattttcttatttattattgctgtcca
This window harbors:
- the mcf2lb gene encoding guanine nucleotide exchange factor DBS isoform X5 is translated as MVRKARRSSSKWDSGMPMVHLKPHEIMQLDSSPLRAADITPDLKKQFAFLSGGRGDNGSPIIVFPEFPAFGEITDGEFHNVLTYLTSVPSLSSTGVGFILVIDRRQDRWAAVKGTLLRIAGSFPGNLQLVLILRPTTLLQRTLSDILFKFNKDEFKMKVPVIMLSSITELHSYIDRSQLTQELGGTQEYCHEKWISHRTAIEGFALMVKKTAQTLQSFGTELAETELPNEIQATTILLSTHTNKKDKMKEDLLVALGQGSRLLESINEPVVRDPDHNMNQDELENLATVQRLLSQLDETERAFDEFWVRHQTKLEQCLQLRHFEHNYREVRALLDQVSEKLATFSEVGISPAHADHILCELTTYEERVCVVLNRVSSLAHEGDELIQNSHYAEDSIQPKCSELRSINEDVSSNLRAKKDHLLKAMELHHCLERASKWVDDGIYLLASQPVDKCQSHEGAELALKELERYLDNSGQNQLTDLSTIWSDYEAVLNQQFRDQVEKVFQKQSSMQEMFDKRRVSLKKLAAKQTRPVQPVAPRPEAFIKSPLSSPAHRAQQDKKCSDTDSGNNCEKGNGQLQNGDSNSRHASLSEEEENLAVLRRHVMNELLETERAYVEELLCVLQGYASEMDSAAMAHLIPAPLQNKKEVLFGNMSEIYHFHERTFLRELEQYTDCPELVGRCFLERMTDLQIYEKYCHNKPRSESLWRQCSDCAFFQECQKKLEHKLGLDSYLLKPVQRITKYQLLLKEMLKYSKSCEGADDLQEALTAILGILKAVNDSMHLIAITGYEGNMSELGKLLMQGSFSVWTEHKKGHAKVKDLARFKPMQRHLFLHEKALLFCKRREENGEGYEKAPSYSFKQSLNMSAVGITENAKGDNKKFEIWCNSREEVYIVQAQTAEVKTTWVNEIRKVLTTQLEACRASQQRAPDQVSQFPPGPSLSPLKSGKESLKRGEEKKAEPCNPDANSSSSPKPTGKDEAVTSPTSDRAAVAKKRFTLQGFSNLKAQKEPSTTDDKSFTLPSMMIFRSSGSPTSPDHKTKRQSDPTPFGFKDAGAPPLHLSRARWISTPSLLQTKWRGWNKASLSLDASEEHDGYSSAEDPLNSDPEDDNGKKLCAGKYTVMADYEKGAQELSVKSGDMVQLVKEGDDGQWFVRNLSSSKEGWIAAANLITLIGKSKSCQSLTSSECSGSGNLSTSSSCSETYTSFSDIKP
- the mcf2lb gene encoding guanine nucleotide exchange factor DBS isoform X7; amino-acid sequence: MILWMKTEEMALGELLERLRTVTQGIDEIMQLDSSPLRAADITPDLKKQFAFLSGGRGDNGSPIIVFPEFPAFGEITDGEFHNVLTYLTSVPSLSSTGVGFILVIDRRQDRWAAVKGTLLRIAGSFPGNLQLVLILRPTTLLQRTLSDILFKFNKDEFKMKVPVIMLSSITELHSYIDRSQLTQELGGTQEYCHEKWISHRTAIEGFALMVKKTAQTLQSFGTELAETELPNEIQATTILLSTHTNKKDKMKEDLLVALGQGSRLLESINEPVVRDPDHNMNQDELENLATVQRLLSQLDETERAFDEFWVRHQTKLEQCLQLRHFEHNYREVRALLDQVSEKLATFSEVGISPAHADHILCELTTYEERVCVVLNRVSSLAHEGDELIQNSHYAEDSIQPKCSELRSINEDVSSNLRAKKDHLLKAMELHHCLERASKWVDDGIYLLASQPVDKCQSHEGAELALKELERYLDNSGQNQLTDLSTIWSDYEAVLNQQFRDQVEKVFQKQSSMQEMFDKRRVSLKKLAAKQTRPVQPVAPRPEAFIKSPLSSPAHRAQQDKKCSDTDSGNNCEKGNGQLQNGDSNSRHASLSEEEENLAVLRRHVMNELLETERAYVEELLCVLQGYASEMDSAAMAHLIPAPLQNKKEVLFGNMSEIYHFHERTFLRELEQYTDCPELVGRCFLERMTDLQIYEKYCHNKPRSESLWRQCSDCAFFQECQKKLEHKLGLDSYLLKPVQRITKYQLLLKEMLKYSKSCEGADDLQEALTAILGILKAVNDSMHLIAITGYEGNMSELGKLLMQGSFSVWTEHKKGHAKVKDLARFKPMQRHLFLHEKALLFCKRREENGEGYEKAPSYSFKQSLNMSAVGITENAKGDNKKFEIWCNSREEVYIVQAQTAEVKTTWVNEIRKVLTTQLEACRASQQRAPDQVSQFPPGPSLSPLKSGKESLKRGEEKKAEPCNPDANSSSSPKPTGKDEAVTSPTSDRAAVAKKRFTLQGFSNLKAQKGSPTSPDHKTKRQSDPTPFGFKDAGAPPLHLSRARWISTPSLLQTKWRGWNKASLSLDASEEHDGYSSAEDPLNSDPEDDNGKKLCAGKYTVMADYEKGAQELSVKSGDMVQLVKEGDDGQWFVRNLSSSKEGWIAAANLITLIGKSKSCQSLTSSECSGSGNLSTSSSCSETYTSFSDIKP
- the mcf2lb gene encoding guanine nucleotide exchange factor DBS isoform X6 — encoded protein: MSLHEFLREGGEVSYRIVNRLSHLIQNLDVSGLGSPFPFNPASRRNSWRDGDDEIMQLDSSPLRAADITPDLKKQFAFLSGGRGDNGSPIIVFPEFPAFGEITDGEFHNVLTYLTSVPSLSSTGVGFILVIDRRQDRWAAVKGTLLRIAGSFPGNLQLVLILRPTTLLQRTLSDILFKFNKDEFKMKVPVIMLSSITELHSYIDRSQLTQELGGTQEYCHEKWISHRTAIEGFALMVKKTAQTLQSFGTELAETELPNEIQATTILLSTHTNKKDKMKEDLLVALGQGSRLLESINEPVVRDPDHNMNQDELENLATVQRLLSQLDETERAFDEFWVRHQTKLEQCLQLRHFEHNYREVRALLDQVSEKLATFSEVGISPAHADHILCELTTYEERVCVVLNRVSSLAHEGDELIQNSHYAEDSIQPKCSELRSINEDVSSNLRAKKDHLLKAMELHHCLERASKWVDDGIYLLASQPVDKCQSHEGAELALKELERYLDNSGQNQLTDLSTIWSDYEAVLNQQFRDQVEKVFQKQSSMQEMFDKRRVSLKKLAAKQTRPVQPVAPRPEAFIKSPLSSPAHRAQQDKKCSDTDSGNNCEKGNGQLQNGDSNSRHASLSEEEENLAVLRRHVMNELLETERAYVEELLCVLQGYASEMDSAAMAHLIPAPLQNKKEVLFGNMSEIYHFHERTFLRELEQYTDCPELVGRCFLERMTDLQIYEKYCHNKPRSESLWRQCSDCAFFQECQKKLEHKLGLDSYLLKPVQRITKYQLLLKEMLKYSKSCEGADDLQEALTAILGILKAVNDSMHLIAITGYEGNMSELGKLLMQGSFSVWTEHKKGHAKVKDLARFKPMQRHLFLHEKALLFCKRREENGEGYEKAPSYSFKQSLNMSAVGITENAKGDNKKFEIWCNSREEVYIVQAQTAEVKTTWVNEIRKVLTTQLEACRASQQRAPDQVSQFPPGPSLSPLKSGKESLKRGEEKKAEPCNPDANSSSSPKPTGKDEAVTSPTSDRAAVAKKRFTLQGFSNLKAQKGSPTSPDHKTKRQSDPTPFGFKGWNKASLSLDASEEHDGYSSAEDPLNSDPEDDNGKKLCAGKYTVMADYEKGAQELSVKSGDMVQLVKEGDDGQWFVRNLSSSKEGWIAAANLITLIGKSKSCQSLTSSECSGSGNLSTSSSCSETYTSFSDIKP